The window TGTTTGGAGTAAAGAGCACTTTCGACGAAGAACTCTATACCACAAAACTTGAGAGAGGGGCTCAGAGTAAAGAGTTGGAAGAGCAAGCCCGGAGGATTGCGAACGAGATTGAGGGTGAGACTACCCGAGATCTTCATGTAGCAGAGGTAATCAGGGGGTTTTATTTGCACCTTGATTcctatgtttttgttgttatgcgATCAAATTTCTAATTATTCTTGCCTGCAGGAAAGAGGCCTTCAGTTAAGTGTGAAATCTGATTTTGACGAGGAAGCCAGATACTCATCTGTCCGTCGAGTTACTGAATTAGATGATAGTGGGTTGGGTGAGGAGGACAACGTACTGCTGGATATTATGACTTTTGGTAGTTTAACTATTTCTGAGTCGCAGGAGTTAGTTTCTAGTAGCAGGAAGCATTATGAAGAATCATGGGTATGGCTGAGTTCTTCTTTGATAGTAGTTTATAGCTGAACGATTGGTAACATtgccattctttttctttcaggGTGACATTCAGTCTTCGCGGGATAATACAAATGTAGATCAAAGCTGCTCGACCTCTAAACAGCAATCCAAAGATCTACCTGCCGCAGGAAGCAGTATCAGGTCAATTTTCTTTTGGCTAATAAGCTACGCATctgaaaaatcatataaaatattttatcacaTTGGAAGTTTCTCTTGAAATAATAGTGAGAGCCAGCTAGATGAGCGAAGAAGAACCAACAATGATCAAGAGGTTTCACACAATAACAGAGTAATGTCAACGCCATGTTGATTATGCCGTTAATCATGATTGTATATGTCCTTTCATTGTTGTTCTAGTATTTTTAACATTGGTTATTTGGTTTCCTTCTGTATTAACACAGTCAGCTGAGGAATCAACTTCTGGCCATGGAGGTATACACTACTTCCTTCTTACGCTGTTTTCTGTATCTGACCCACTATAACTTGTTTGCCTGTTTGAACAATTGGTGTCCGCAGAAGTCTGATCGTGTTTTGTTGTTCTAAACGTAGAATCACCTTTCGTTTTATAAGCATGATTCAAGTTTTTTCTCGATCTGACACAATGATTAATTATCACGTTTATCTCAATGGACTATCTAGTGGCATTAGTAATATTCCATTCATGGTGAACTCTGTTAAGGTTGCTAAATGGAATTTAGAAATGTTCATTTGTACACAGGGATTGGTGACCTGTTATGATACTTCCATATAATTAGGAATCATGTTGTAAGACTTGAGCATTTTGTAAATATGTATTGTGTGGAATGTAGATATCAACGAAAGTGCAAAAATTGGTGGTGGTGCAACATCGGCGTCGAAGGCTGTTACTGAGAGAGAAAGTCAAGTCAGTCAAGGTTCTGGtcaaacaaaatctgaaagcTCTTTTGGGCAGTCGGGTTCTAGAAATTCAGAAAGCCGCCCAGTTCCTTCAACATCAAGTCGTCCTGGGCTATCACCAAGCTCATCAATTGGTTCTATGACCTCATCAGAAAAGTCCACACTTAATCCGAATGCAaaggttttttgtttgatttgttcaaACTTGATGAAATGTTACTACCGTTTGTTTTTCTTCACTAATTATGGGTCGTTGGGTCTGATCAGGAATTCAAATTCAATCCAAACGCGAAGAGTTTCAAACCACAACCAGCTGCTGCGAGACCTCAAGCTCCAATCCCAGATGCCTCATTCTACTACCCTGGTCCTAGTCATGTTGCTCCTGTTCAGCAGATGCCTGGAATGCCGCCTGTTAATTACGGAGTAAGTTCCCTGTGACATGTGTATATTAATCTTAGTATAGTCTAACTGAATTATGTTTATACAACTCACCGTGTGAAAATTGGCAGGTCCCGCCATATCCTGGCAACCAACCACCGATGATGATGTATCATCCTCAAGCCTATTATCATCCAGGCGGACAACCCCAGGTTTGACACTAATACACAAACCCTACTGAATCcgtattaacaaaaaaaaaaaaagggaaacatCAAAAGGCTAATATTGATGTTGGGATTGTGATGTAGTACCCGCAGCAGCAAATGGTGCCTGGTCAGCAGCAGCAAATGGTGCCTGGTCAGCAGCAGCAAATGATACCTGGTCAGCCTAGGCCAGTGTATTACACGTACCAGCAGCCTCCTCCTTACCAGCAGGTTAAAAATTGCtaatatatattacctttttgTTTGATGGTCAAAGAGCTACGGATGCTGAAGAAATCTCTGTGTTTTTACAGGACATGCAATATCATAATCAAGGACGAGAGTAATGACTAATGAGTACCCGATGGTGAtgatgctgtttttttttttggtgaagggAGGACATGAACGAACCTTCTAGTTTTAttcactcttctttcttctctctcccttgcCCAATTACtgaaaccatattttttttttttagattcctCTTCATCTGGTTTTGGTATTTcgtgctgaaaaaaaaaaaatgataaagatCCATCTGTAGTCCGTACTGAGTGTACTCTctgcatttttgttttgtatcgAAGAAGATAAGAGTTTAGGTTTCTCACGTGTGTCTTCACTTTGACGTCCTCATTTATTTGGTCTCGTGGTTATTATCATAAGTAAATGATCAATTTGAATATGTGGGTCGAG is drawn from Camelina sativa cultivar DH55 chromosome 1, Cs, whole genome shotgun sequence and contains these coding sequences:
- the LOC104778807 gene encoding polyadenylate-binding protein-interacting protein 4, encoding MSIQPIQSKTSLNGEPAFNGEAGSLKRLSHDRLVYLTTCKIGHHVEVHLKNGSMYSGIFHAADVEKDYGIILKMACLIKEGTLRGHKSRSEFVRKPPSKTFIIPADELVQVVAKDLSVSWNGMSNAVQSEKPGELWTDSSISQSYHVERERQLKPWVPDESVPQRADLENVFDSPWNRKWNQFEANESLFGVKSTFDEELYTTKLERGAQSKELEEQARRIANEIEGETTRDLHVAEERGLQLSVKSDFDEEARYSSVRRVTELDDSGLGEEDNVLLDIMTFGSLTISESQELVSSSRKHYEESWGDIQSSRDNTNVDQSCSTSKQQSKDLPAAGSSISESQLDERRRTNNDQEVSHNNRSAEESTSGHGDINESAKIGGGATSASKAVTERESQVSQGSGQTKSESSFGQSGSRNSESRPVPSTSSRPGLSPSSSIGSMTSSEKSTLNPNAKEFKFNPNAKSFKPQPAAARPQAPIPDASFYYPGPSHVAPVQQMPGMPPVNYGVPPYPGNQPPMMMYHPQAYYHPGGQPQYPQQQMVPGQQQQMVPGQQQQMIPGQPRPVYYTYQQPPPYQQDMQYHNQGRE